CCGCCCCTCTCcaggcccgccccgcccctcagGCCCCCCTCCCGTCACGGCGCGACACGGGTCCCGAAATGTTCCCCTTACCCGCAAGGGCTGCGCCCGCCCCCCGACTGCGCGGACCGCTTGAGAGACAGCGGGACAGAGATGGGCCCAGGGCACTATCCTCAGGGCCCGAGCGGAGCGCGGCGCTCCGCCTGGCCGCCGCCACCGGCCCGCGCCCCGGCGCAGGGAACAAGCGTGCGCAGGCGGGGGCGCGCGCGTGCCCGGTGGGGGCCGCACGCACGTTCGGCCCCGCCACGCGGGGCGCTGCGGTGCGTCCTCCGCGAAGCCTTCCCGGCTCGGGAGCTGAGCCATTTCTCTTGAGACCCCCAGGCCTTAACACGAATGTCTGCGTCCCCTTCCCTCAGGCTGGTGGTGAGAGAATCTGCAGTTTGTTCGCCTGCCCATCCCAGCGTCCGACCAGAAACAGCAGGCACACAGGGGGCGCCTGCTGAGTGTGTGAACCCCCACGGTAGAGCAGGGCACTCTGCGAGAGGAAAACGCTAACAGCAGCGGTCACTCTGTCTCACACCTTCCCAGGCTGGGCGCTCTCATGCACTCCTGGTTCCATCTGCGCCCAGGATAAATGCAGCGGTGCTGGTCTGCATTTCGGAGAGGAGAAAACGGAAACCAAAAAGGATGGACCATGGAATGAGCTGAGagagtccccctccccacctcctcagcCACCACCGAACTTCCCCTTCCCGACTGCCCTCGTGGGTGGGGCCCTCAGAGACCGGGGACCAGCAGGAGACCAACAGAGGCCTTAGCAACGCCCCAAGCCTCTGTGTTGCAGCAACAGGCCAGTAGGCAAGGTGGCACTGCACTTGGGCCAGACTTCCTTTTGCTTATGGAGCATGcagcagccccaggccccaggccggAGCCCCCACCCTGGGCCACTGAGAATGTGAGTCCTTCAAGGACACTCCTGCTTCTGTCATGGGGTCAGGGTGCCTCCCCATCACCTCAAAGGCCAGGAAGGGTGCCATGTCCTGGATTTGATCCTGGCCATGGGAGAAACTGCCTAGTTCACTCAggctgtggggtgtgtgtgtgtgtgtgtgtgtgtgtgtgtgtgtatgtgtaggggATATTAGGGAGGAAGAGTGCATGGCTGGTGGCTCCATGGGAGTGGAGGCCACAGCCCAGGCGTGAGACCCACCTGGGGGGTGCGGGTAGGCGGTTCCTCCCCAGGTTCTGCGGCAGGCCGAGGACTGGACAACCAGCCTCAAGACAGAGCTTCCCTCAGATCTACAACTGAGTGAGGAGCAGCGGCTGCAGGTTGGTGTGGGGCCCTGGGGTGCTAGCAAGGAGGGTCCCACAGACCCCACCTCTTACTCTGGCCACCCACAGATCTCCAAGGAGTTGGTTGACCTGCAGATCACAACGCATCACTTGAGGGAGCAACACGAGGCTGAACTCTTCGAGCTGAAGAGTGAGGTGGGTGCTGATGTGTGCCCACATGTGCCCTGAACACACAGGAGGAGGGCGCATACCGAGGACCAGTGCTGGGAGGGGTCCAGGGGCACCCCATGTGATTGTACACACTCACGGAGTgcctgtgtctccacctctcccGCGTGTGCTCTGGTGCCCTGCATGGGTCCAGATGATGTTGACCTGCCCCGGGTGTCCTGGCAGGCAGGCGCACCTGCTCACCCTGGCCACCCTGCAGGTCCTGCGGCTGGAGAGCCGGGTGCTGGAGCTGGAGCTGCATGGAGATTGTGCAGCCCCGGCAGAGGCTGACCTGGGGCGCCGCCAGAAGCTGGCACAGGGGCTTGGGCACAAGGCTCAGGAGCAGGTACACTCCATCCACCACAGACCCCAGGTCACCCTAAGTGCATGGAGGGCCTGGCTGGGTGGATTGGGCGGCGGGGAGCCAAACGGGGGTGCACAGGGGCGCAGTGAGGTTGGGACCGGCTCTCCTGTACAGGCACAGCCTGAGGACTTATTGACCCCTAAGACCGAACAACAGAAGCTGGGGAACAGTGTGAGCGTGCAGCTCCCTAGCCTGGGAATTAGTGCAGATCTGTCCCAGCCCAGGGTGCGGCTGGGCAATGCCAGGGACCCAGAGCTTGGGGTCTCATTCAGCCAGCCCTTGTGTACCCGGCAGCTACAGGGAGAATGGCAGCGAGTGCTGGAGCAGCACAGGGCCCAGAAGCAGGCGCTGGAGACCCTCGTGTGAGTGGCTGCCTCACCCGGGATGGGGAGGATCCTGGAGGGCACCTGGCGCAGATCGGCTGTTcccaagaggcagagggaggcccCGCCCTGAGCCCAGCTGAGCTTGACGCCCACGTCTACAGGGCAGATCTGGGTCGGCGGCTGCAGGGAGCCCGAGAGGAGGCCAAGATAGCTGGGCAGCGACTGGCCACACAAGCCATGGTGAGGCCCAGCCCTATCCCCTGACATCTGGTAGACGGGTGTCCTACTACGTCAGCAAAGGGCCACCTCGTGGAGCGTAGGTTCAAGGCTGCCTCCACCCGCAGGTATTGTCTGCCTGCCAGGGCCAGCTCCGCCAGGCTGAGGCGGAGAACGCCCAGCTGCAGCTGCAGCTCAAGAAGCTGAACCAAGAGTATGCCATCCAGCTGCAGCGATGTGCCCAAGCCGTGGCCGTGAGCACCACGTGGGGGTGGCCCTGTGCTGGGTGGGAGGCTTCGGGTCCCGCGGAGCCCAAGCCTGGCCCGAGTGCGCTGGGCTGCTTCCGGGACACCCCGTGGGCCCGCCCGGCCTGCCGCACGGCCCAATCTGCTCCACAGAGGGAACCGTGGGAGGAAGTGTGGGCCCAACCAAGCCCCGCCCTTGTCagccctggccccacccccagccccagccccgcccaaTCTCCTCCAGGAGTCTGCAAAGCGCACCGGCCAGGTGCCCGAAGCCGCAGCCCTTAGGACGTTCCTGGAGAGCACTCTGGAGGACATCCGGGCAGCACACCGCAGCCGTGAACAGCAGTTGGCCCGGGCTGCTCGCGCCTACCGCAAGCGCCTGGCAGATCTGAGCCGTAGACATGAGGAGCTGCTGGCCAACCACAGGTGGGCCCGTCCCTGAGACGggcacctgggggtggggtggccctgTGTGACCCGGCATGTGGCTTAGTGTGCAGCAGGTGCCGGCAGACCCCAGTGGGGCACCCTGGACCCCCAAGGCTACCTTTGATGCAGCCACCTCAGACCTGGAGCCACTGCCTCTCCACCTGGTCACCGAACTCAGTCACCTACCAGAGAACCAGGCCAGGCTGGAGACCAAGCTTTGGAAGCTCCAGGCCCAGGTGGGCTCTCCCTGCTGCCCTACACTGGCCTTGGAGCTCAGAGCCCCAGAAGAAACCCCAGCCCCAGGACAGGCTCAGCAAAGGTCCAACCCTTGAGTAGCCTGCCTTACTGAGCTGACAGAGAGTTCCTACCACACAGCCTTTCCAGTCCAATGGGCTCATGACGCTGCTCTTGTTCCTACAGAAGGGACCCAGTGGAGCCTCCCAGGGGAGCACATCAGAGCCACAGTGAGTACCCTGGGGTGGGTGTTGGGGAGATCTGCGGGGAGAGCATTCATTTATTCCCCCAACTCTAACTGCGGGGTGGGAGAACAGGGAGGCCCATCTGTGTCCTTGGGTCTCGGTCTATATGGGGGGCATCAACAATCACAGAAAGCCAAGTGCCTGGGGTGAAGGGGGTACCTGACAGGAGAGGGGCTAACCATGACTAGAAGGATCAGGGAGAGACCCTGAGGAAGGGACATTTCAGCAAGACCCAGAGGACGGAAGGATGAAGAGGTGTGGTGGGATGGCCAGCAGAGGCCCTGGCCCCAGGACGGGATAGGGGCGGGCCGCCTGGTGACTTTCACAGCCCTTGCCTCTAGATCTCCGTGTGTCTGACTACagtgggcagggactgtgtcaGCGCAACTCCGAGTTTCGAGAAGCAAACCCCTAGAATGGGGGAAGTCTTCCATCAACATCCATACAGCACTGGGGTCACTATGTTACCTCATGACTTAGGCCTCTCTGAGTCCCTGTACAGGGAGGGCTGTCCTCCTGTACAGATGGCTCAAAGGCCCAAGTGGGGCCCAAAGTGGACAGGTGGGCCCATGCAGTCCTGCACTGGCTCCCAGCAGGCAAATCAGGAATCTAGGTGCCCCAATTTGAGCATGATCATCGGTCAACACCTGGCCTGATGCTGGCCCTCACAcatgcccctccctctctcctcccaggggCCAGGAACCTGCCTCCTGGGCCCAGATCCACCAGAAGCTCCGGGACTTCTCCCGTGGCACCCAGGTAGTGGGCAAGGCCTGGCTGGGGaccccctcctcacactctgtcctgCCTCAGAGCTTCTGCCCTCCCCATGCCAGGCAGAGCTGGAACGTGAGCGGGCAAAGCTACTAGTCCGGGCCACGATGGCTGAGGAGCAACTTTCTGAGCTACAGGACTATGTGGACCAGCACTTAGGCAGGTGGGCTGGGAGTGAACTGAGGGCCTCAGCTCCAGGCAAGAGAGTCACGGCTTGTGCACAGCCAGGCAGGTGACTAAGCCTGACTCCTTTGAGCAGGTACAAACAAGAGATCCTGAGGCTGAGGAAGCTAATGGGTACAGAGGATGTCTGCAAAGTGGGGGCCACCCCTCCAGTCAAGCCCCAGCACTCCAAGACCCACAGCCGCTAGCCAGCTGTCAAATGCACTCAGCAGAACTCTTCGCAGCCGGCATGGAACCCTCCTCACAGCACCCCCTTGCCGGCAGAGGTCATGCCACCCAACCCTCCACCTAACAAGAGTCAGTACGTAGTCCAGAGTCTTTATTGTGTCCAAGTGGTCAGCCAACCTGAGAACGGGGGGCCCCAGGGACTGAGGCAGAACTGGGTTCCGGGGAAGCCTGACCGTTTGGCCCACCACTATGGACATCATAGGCCCAGACACGGTCCAGACCCTCCCCCATCACAGCCACAGGCTgccaagtggggagggggaagcgCCCCGACACCACTCGGGCCCCTGCGGGCAACTCTGCCTGCAGCTTGTCTTCCAGCAGGGGGAGCtgtgggagagagagcaggagggaggacagggtgggCAGGATTGAATACaactgcccctgcccagctcctccAGGCCCAACCCCTCCACTGAGGGGGGCCCGGGCCTCCCCTGGGGCTAGCAAACCCCACACCTACCACGCTAGGGGCCAGGAACACAGACACGTTGTGGCAGTCCCTCAGGCTCACCTGCAAGAAGAGGTCACCCCAGCAGGGAGCGGGGCCCCGGCCGAGGAAGAGGTCTGGTGAGCTTGGGGTAACTGTGGCTTCCAAGTCCTGGCCCCAGCCCACGCGGGTGCAGGCAGGGGAACCTGGGGTTGTCAGCAGGGTGGCCAACCCAGAGCTGGAAGTGTGGAGACCAGGcgtgggggcccctgggggtcCGGGACTCCCTGGGTTACCTTCCAGAGGTCCTCACGGAGGTAGCAAACACTGCCGGCACAGCCTGCTCTCCACGCGTGCAGCCGGGCCAGCCCCACTAGCCACGGGTTCAGCTCGTAGCCCACAGCCGGGCGGAGACCGCACTTATGAGCAGCCAGCACCTGTGGGCACACGCAACTGTGGGTCCAGAAGGTGGGGAGGTGCGCTGGCGAGAGGGGGAGACAAGGACACCCCCCCGCATCCCACTCCTTACAATCCTGCCGTCGCCAGAGCCCAGGTCCACCGTCTTTCCAGGACGGCCTCGCAATAGCGACAACACGTGCTCCACCTGCCGCTCACTTGCACCGACATAGGGCACCTGGGCAAGGAGGCAAGCGGGGCTGGGTCCCCAAACCTGATCccacgttggggggggggggggggtgagacgCGCAGAGCTTGCCTCCTGAGCTTTCAAGGTCCCCACCCGCGGCCCGCCAGGGAGAGGCAGCGCCTCCCACTCACTGCGGGTTCGGCTCCGCCCCCGGACCCCGCCCCCAGCCATGGCCCCGCCCCGCACCTGCAGGCGCAGCGGTACGCGGCGGAAGCCAGGCTGCAGCAGCAGCGCCCACGCGATGTAGGCGGCCAGGCCTGAGCCCGCCGCCGCCTGCAGCAGCTCCAGCGCGCCCAGCCGCCGCTCGCGCAGCTCCGACAGCGCCTCGCCCGGGTCGTCCTGCTCCATGGCGGCGGGACGCGCGCCCCAGGGTCGCCCCGCCCGAAGGCCCCTCCCGGGCTCGGGTCGGACACCCTCACACGCGAGCCGGAAGCCGGAGGGggccctcctccccgccccctacTGGAAGTGGCGGGGAGCCGgaagtgcgggggggggggggagcgccgGAAGCGGCCTTCCACTCGCTTTCCGCCGCGGCCCGGGGCCCTTCCCGCGCGTTCCGGGTCCTACTGGGACGTCTGCGGCCGCCAGCCGCACCGGCACAGCCGGCGCACGCAGGGGACCCCTGGGGAGGGCAAGGCAGGCGTGGCcggagccgggggcggggggcggccgtGGAGCTTGGCGGGAAGGGAGCCCCGGGGTGTGGGGCGGCCCGAGCCGCAAGGCTGTGTCAGAGAGACTGGTGGAGGTCCCCGCCCACCGCGACACCCGAAGGCCAGCCAAGCCCGGGGGCGGGCTCAGGGAGGACACCCTCCCGGGCCCTTCCCACAGCTGAAGGCAATTAGCCCGAGTGGACAGGACGGGGAGGGTGCGGCGGAAGTTGGGAGCTCAGCTGAGAGGGTTGACCAGGAGATCCAGCTGACCCGAGAAGGCACATGTTGGCTGTGAGTGTGGTCGGACGGGGGCCGGATATGAGGGGTCGAGCGACTGGCAGCCGGCCCAGCCACGGGAGTGGAAGAAAGAGCCCCAAGAGCTAGGCAGACCACCTTCCTTCTCCaaaaacgcaaaaaaaaaaaaaaagagttcccgGAGGTGATCTGGCAAAGCCTGGGGGTGGGAGAAACAAATAGGGGGACAGAGCCCTGGGTcaggtggcagagccagaaccTCCTCATCCCACCTTGAGGCTGGGTGAGATGTCTCGTGAATGTTAGGGGCTTTCATGTACACAGGTCATGGCCTGGCTACTTGGACATCCGCGACCCTGGTCCGGAGCCTCAGCATCAGACAATATAAACATGCCCaagacccctgcccccaccttcagGTACACATCGCCTCACATGCCTGCCTGTACTTGTCCCCAACTGGCCCCAGTCCTGAAAGGCGTCTGTGGGTGGCAGGAAACTCCAGTGCCATGCTCCCAAGAAATGAGCACTGGGGAGGAGGGTCGGCCCCACGTGGCTCACAGGATCCTGTCTCCTGTGGGACTGTCACTGAGCCCTCCCCAGAAAGAAAGTTTGTGCACTGGGCTCtaggcagttgggggggggggtgcttacACAGTACCCCACCCTTGTGTGTTTTGTTCCTTGTTTTATTACGAGGGTAGCACCTGGCACCtagaaggcactcaataaaatttgttgactgaatgaatgcaCGTAACCAGACTCCTCAGTGCACACACCCCACAACTCTCATGTTTACTCAGGTGCTCTGCTCCTCAGCAGTTGGGCACGTACCTGTGTGAGTGCACACGCCCAGAGGTGCCCCACAGGCCAGCTCCCTTAGCCCACAGCCCCCACATACATGCTCACCCACACCGTTTCCccttgcccccgccccccagggcaGGCATGAAGCCCCTGGCCCAAGACTTTGGGGCATGACCTGGAGCACCCCGGGCCTCTTTTAGCCCTGTTAGCCATACCCACTCCTGCCCTTTCTGCACCTTATGAAAAGAATACTAGTTGCAAAGTTAGCACTTTGCGGAGGGGGTGTGCATGGGAGGCTCAGGCACTTCCTGGGACAGGTGCGTAGAGACCGGTGTCCAACCAAGGGCTCAGCCCAGAGCAGCCGCCCTACGTTTTTGTGGACAGGTGGTCTGGGAGGCAGTCCACAGTGACCCCTGGGTGTGGCCAGGGGCGTCCTTCCCATGAAAGGCTGTGGGGAACTGACCACAAAATCAGGACAGATACCAAGGGTAAGGATAGCCTTGGAGAGGAAGCCGTCCTTGGGGCCTGGACAAAGCAGAAACCTCCCAGCAGAGGAGGAGGATCAGGAGAGTACAcccatctcttcctcctctggtcTTTGCCGAGATGCTCTTCGGTGAGGGGAAGAGTCCAGGGGAAAGGTCCAGGCTGGAGATCAAAACACAGGGTCATCAGCACACTGATGGTTTTTAAAGCCACGAGGCTGCTCCAGCTCTCCGATGAGTGAATATCAAGGGACAGGAGAGGTCTACTGCGTGACCCTGAGCACTCCATGGTTGAGAGTTTGGGGAGAAGGGAGCGGCAGTGAGCCTCAGGAGGGCAGGTGGCTGCAAACCCCTGGGAACCTGCCTCCCCTACCCACAACTGTCAGCCAAATCTGGAGGAAGGAGCCCTGTATCTGGGCCCTGCACAGACCGGCCGGCCTCTCTTTTAGTCTCAGCTCCTACCTGAAAGAGGAGGCCGCCCCCGGCCTCCACGCCCACCGTCAGCTCCTTCCCCACCGCAGACTGGCAGATGAGGATGGGAAGCTGTTTCTGGGGCTCAGCCTGTGagtccaggtgccccacccccaccctgagctTTGGCTTCCTCAGGAACTGGTGGGGTTGGAGTGAGCAGAGTCAGCCAGTCCCCGGTTCAGAAGCCCTCGCATGCACCCCCGCCCCAGGGGCATTCAGCCTCCGCACAGGGCTTTGTCCCAAACTGCCCTGGCCTTTTATGTGACTGAGGCTGAAGAGGAAGGCGCAGGCAGCAACAATGGGGCCAGTGGCGGGAAACGGTCCTTAGAGACCCCATTGTATCACCCTGCCCTCCAGAAACGGTGCCCGACCTGCAGGGGAGACCCCGCTCCCGTGAGGATGAGCCATGTCCGGATGCTATGCACGTCTCAGGGCCCTCAGGACAGAGGGGGCCATTCTTCCCTGAGGATCGGACGCAGCCAGGATGACTCTGCTGGGCTCCCAGCGGACCACAGAGGGAAGTCTGGCATCCTGCCAGATTGCACCGCCTTCCCTCACAGGCTAGGAGTGCTGTCTTCCTGCCTGTCCCCCAGTAAAGGACCCCTCCCACCTCAGACCTGGGGAGTTACAGCCCTTTTTCCGCTTGCATTCTCACTTACGGAAGAACCTGGCCTCGAAGGTAGGAGCAGCAGAGCTGAGGATCGCGTGGAAGGAAGGGTCCCTGCTTCCCCCCAACCCAAGCAGCAGCTCGCCTTCAAGGCACGGGCACGGGCCACTCTCCCACTCACTAGCTGGGTGGCCTTAGACAAGGCATCACTGCCCAGAGCCTCAGTGTCCTACTCCGAAGCAGAAATCAGagcagtggggctgggggggctTAGATGGCCCAGGCTCAGGCATGGGACATTCCATCTACGCTGGCTAATGACATCAGTGTTCTTATTGGTTATGGCTATCACCTCAGAAGCAGCTGGGACCCTGAGGAggctgtccctccccacccaccctctcccagcccctccccagtgcCCTGCTCCCGGCCGCTCAGTCCAGTGCCACCTCACAGGGGTGGAGGTGGTCGGCGTGGGCAGCCGCATAGGCACGGCTGAATTCCTGGAAGCGGGGTGCACAGCCCAGCCAGGCCTCACCAAAGCGGCTCCAGCCCATGAAGAGGAAGGCGCCGGGGCCAGGACGGACGCCGCAGCGCAGCGGGGTGTGAATGGAGGCCTGGCCCCCAGACTCCCCGACCCGGAACAGCGGCAGCGTCTGTCGGAGGACACGGGCAGCTGCCACTGTGATAACAGATTCCTGCAGCTCTGTGTTGTGGGCAACCCCACGGATGGTTCCGTTGATCACTGCGAGGAGACATGCTGCCAGTGGcttgcagggcagggcagggcagggcagaccccagcccccacccccctgcgGTGGGGACACTCACCAAAGTCGCTGGTGCACGCAGTCAGCAGGAGCTCGGCATCGCTGCAGGGCCTGCAGACACCTGGCATGAAGGGGGGGATCCTGACCGTAGGTCCTGCCCTCTCCTGGACCCCCCTAGGCCTCCCCCCAGctagaggcaggagggagagggcaggccGCCAGACCCTCCCCTCACGGCCTGATGGCAACGGGGGACCTGAGGGAGCAGACGGGCACACACATCTTGAAGACACGCTGTATCCGGGGTGACACTTGCACGCTTGTGCGGGGAACAGACGTGGGCCTAGGGGCCGTGCCCAGTGCGCGGGCACAGGGACTCGCCGACCTGCAGGGGGTGTATGGGGGCACACTCCCATACACCCATCTTACATACGCACACCAGCACGAGGGAACCCTGCGCCCCCCAGAGCTGCCTCCCGCCGCCCAAAGACACCAGCCCAACCTGGTGGGAGACAGGAGGGACTTTGGAGTAGTTGGCCGGGGGCCAGGGTGCAGAACAGAAAGATCCCCTGTGGGGTCAGGCTTCAAGTTCTAAGAGAGTAAAGAGCTGGGCCTGGTGCCCTGCAGGGGGGGCAAGGCAGCGTCTCCATGGTGACCAAGCACACACTGGACTTTTTGTTGTActagactgggggaggggagggaggtcacTGCCGGGCCAGGGAGCCCTGGACAGCTTTGGCTGGAGGCTTTGATTCTGTCCCTccgtcttcccctcccccagcccctcagggACCAGGAGTCCCCGCggcctcccctttcccccattctGCCCGGTGCTAGCTCTTTCCCTAGGCTGAATCATGAGGCATTGCCCGCCCCCTTTCCAGACCCTCCGACCTGTCCTCgctagctgtgtggcctctggCAACCCATTTCACTCTCATGCCTGTTGCTCTCCCTGTACAGTGGGGACGAcaggcccaccccccacccagctcaTCACTCACCATCGGCACCAAGACCGTGGGCCTGTGGAGGCAGCTCTGGGTACCTGTCCTCGTGCGTTTCGAAGCGGAAGGAAGCCACGCGGCGGCTGATGTCTGGGTGCGGGGTGGCCTGCAGGAAGAGGGCCCGGCGCTCACGGGGACCCCAGCGCACGCACCGGCCCCCCGCCGGGCCCAAACCCTCGGCCAGCAGCAGCTCCAGGGCGCCGCCCGCCCGCTCCGCGAAGACTTGGGCGCCTGCGAAGGACCGCGCGGGCCGCAGGCAGGCGATGCCCGAGCGCgtgccggagccggagccggccAGGGTCAGGCGCAGCGCCCCGGCCGGGTACAGCCACTGGATCACGCCCT
This window of the Neofelis nebulosa isolate mNeoNeb1 chromosome 18, mNeoNeb1.pri, whole genome shotgun sequence genome carries:
- the CCDC78 gene encoding coiled-coil domain-containing protein 78 isoform X5; amino-acid sequence: MEHAAAPGPRPEPPPWATENVLRQAEDWTTSLKTELPSDLQLSEEQRLQISKELVDLQITTHHLREQHEAELFELKSEVLRLESRVLELELHGDCAAPAEADLGRRQKLAQGLGHKAQEQAQPEDLLTPKTEQQKLGNSVSVQLPSLGISADLSQPRVRLGNARDPELGVSFSQPLCTRQLQGEWQRVLEQHRAQKQALETLVADLGRRLQGAREEAKIAGQRLATQAMVLSACQGQLRQAEAENAQLQLQLKKLNQEYAIQLQRCAQAVAESAKRTGQVPEAAALRTFLESTLEDIRAAHRSREQQLARAARAYRKRLADLSRRHEELLANHSVQQVPADPSGAPWTPKATFDAATSDLEPLPLHLVTELSHLPENQARLETKLWKLQAQPFQSNGLMTLLLFLQKGPSGASQGSTSEPQGQEPASWAQIHQKLRDFSRGTQVQTRDPEAEEANGYRGCLQSGGHPSSQAPALQDPQPLASCQMHSAELFAAGMEPSSQHPLAGRGHATQPST
- the CCDC78 gene encoding coiled-coil domain-containing protein 78 isoform X7, whose translation is MEHAAAPGPRPEPPPWATENVLRQAEDWTTSLKTELPSDLQLSEEQRLQISKELVDLQITTHHLREQHEAELFELKSEVLRLESRVLELELHGDCAAPAEADLGRRQKLAQGLGHKAQEQAQPEDLLTPKTEQQKLGNSLQGEWQRVLEQHRAQKQALETLVADLGRRLQGAREEAKIAGQRLATQAMVLSACQGQLRQAEAENAQLQLQLKKLNQEYAIQLQRCAQAVAESAKRTGQVPEAAALRTFLESTLEDIRAAHRSREQQLARAARAYRKRLADLSRRHEELLANHSVQQVPADPSGAPWTPKATFDAATSDLEPLPLHLVTELSHLPENQARLETKLWKLQAQPFQSNGLMTLLLFLQKGPSGASQGSTSEPQGQEPASWAQIHQKLRDFSRGTQVQTRDPEAEEANGYRGCLQSGGHPSSQAPALQDPQPLASCQMHSAELFAAGMEPSSQHPLAGRGHATQPST
- the CCDC78 gene encoding coiled-coil domain-containing protein 78 isoform X8, translating into MEHAAAPGPRPEPPPWATENVLRQAEDWTTSLKTELPSDLQLSEEQRLQISKELVDLQITTHHLREQHEAELFELKSEVLRLESRVLELELHGDCAAPAEADLGRRQKLAQGLGHKAQEQLQGEWQRVLEQHRAQKQALETLVADLGRRLQGAREEAKIAGQRLATQAMVLSACQGQLRQAEAENAQLQLQLKKLNQEYAIQLQRCAQAVAESAKRTGQVPEAAALRTFLESTLEDIRAAHRSREQQLARAARAYRKRLADLSRRHEELLANHSVQQVPADPSGAPWTPKATFDAATSDLEPLPLHLVTELSHLPENQARLETKLWKLQAQPFQSNGLMTLLLFLQKGPSGASQGSTSEPQGQEPASWAQIHQKLRDFSRGTQVQTRDPEAEEANGYRGCLQSGGHPSSQAPALQDPQPLASCQMHSAELFAAGMEPSSQHPLAGRGHATQPST